One segment of Pontibacter akesuensis DNA contains the following:
- a CDS encoding TerB family tellurite resistance protein: MFGFFESEETKRLKSHLTNLGALARIDGHLDPSEVKYIVAIGKKNGMKASEVRDLIATVKDVNPQLPTNDSERFDQIYDLVEMMLADGIVDENEMDFCINMAAKLGFKKTIVGVLVRKISMGVKDGQARDIIKQDAQAFLNY; the protein is encoded by the coding sequence ATGTTCGGTTTTTTTGAGAGCGAAGAAACAAAAAGATTAAAGAGCCACCTCACAAACCTGGGGGCACTGGCACGGATCGATGGGCATCTGGATCCTTCGGAGGTAAAGTATATTGTGGCCATCGGCAAAAAGAACGGCATGAAAGCCAGCGAGGTGCGCGACCTGATTGCCACCGTAAAAGACGTGAACCCGCAGCTGCCTACCAACGACTCTGAGCGCTTCGACCAGATTTACGATTTAGTGGAGATGATGCTGGCCGATGGCATTGTGGATGAGAATGAGATGGACTTCTGCATTAACATGGCTGCCAAACTTGGGTTCAAGAAGACAATTGTAGGTGTGCTGGTTCGTAAAATTTCCATGGGGGTGAAGGATGGCCAGGCCCGCGACATCATCAAGCAGGACGCACAGGCTTTCCTGAACTACTAA